In Streptomyces sp. NBC_00433, a single genomic region encodes these proteins:
- a CDS encoding metallophosphoesterase family protein, with amino-acid sequence MSEESKQTRISRRTTLGLFGATVSGAAAGPLVLGAGTAEAAPATSEVTGLTTGSATTPVQGLHLTFGADPRSQMVVSWVTDAAVKNPRVVYGTLSGGFGSTVHATTKTYVDGTSGRTVWVHHALIKKLKADTDYLYAAQHDGATPDAGTFHTAPSGRAPFTFTSFGDQGAPSVTWKTGANPADASGRDFEPNATPAAADIVTGVEKVGPLFHLLNGDLCYANTGPDRIRVWRDFLANNSRSARFRPWMPCAGNHEIELGNGKLGLDAYQTYFELPSTETQPELDNLWYSFTVGSVKVISLQNDDIALQEGGDIYINGYSGGRQLAWLEKELKSARASKDIDWIVVCMHQVMISSATAANGPDVALRAAYGPLFDKYGVDLVVCGHEHDYERSLAVRGVVPGSVTLTPDPSQTALDVVDSAHGTTHMVLGGGGVSGITNNSFTTDDADGHGHHSAYVQMERVGKYNSVKEQEAAIWIGVRDAEHPYGFAEFSVDPGRHPGDMTRIYVTYYNIITPTGELSVFEKFTLQRPRSDGGKGRH; translated from the coding sequence TTCGGCGCGACGGTGTCCGGCGCCGCCGCCGGGCCACTGGTCCTCGGCGCCGGAACCGCCGAGGCGGCTCCGGCGACGTCGGAGGTCACCGGTCTCACCACCGGCTCGGCCACCACCCCTGTCCAGGGCCTGCACCTGACCTTCGGCGCCGACCCACGCAGCCAGATGGTCGTCTCGTGGGTCACCGACGCGGCAGTGAAGAACCCGCGGGTCGTCTACGGCACGCTGAGTGGCGGCTTCGGCTCCACGGTGCACGCGACGACGAAGACCTACGTGGACGGCACCTCCGGGCGGACGGTCTGGGTCCATCACGCGCTGATCAAGAAGCTCAAGGCCGACACCGACTACCTGTACGCGGCCCAGCACGACGGTGCCACCCCCGACGCCGGCACCTTCCACACGGCGCCGTCCGGCAGGGCTCCGTTCACCTTCACCAGCTTCGGCGACCAGGGTGCGCCCAGTGTGACGTGGAAGACCGGAGCGAACCCGGCCGACGCCTCGGGCCGGGACTTCGAGCCCAACGCCACGCCCGCCGCTGCCGACATCGTCACCGGCGTCGAGAAGGTCGGCCCGCTGTTCCATCTCCTCAACGGTGACCTCTGCTACGCCAACACCGGGCCCGACCGTATCCGCGTCTGGCGCGACTTCCTCGCCAACAACAGCCGCTCGGCGCGATTCCGGCCGTGGATGCCCTGCGCGGGCAACCACGAGATCGAGTTGGGCAACGGCAAGCTCGGTCTCGACGCGTACCAGACCTACTTCGAGCTGCCCTCGACCGAGACCCAGCCCGAGCTCGACAACCTCTGGTACTCCTTCACGGTCGGCTCGGTGAAGGTGATCTCCTTGCAGAACGACGACATCGCCCTGCAGGAGGGCGGTGACATCTACATCAACGGCTACTCCGGCGGCCGGCAGCTGGCCTGGCTGGAGAAGGAGCTCAAGTCGGCACGGGCTTCGAAGGACATCGACTGGATCGTCGTCTGCATGCACCAGGTGATGATCAGCTCCGCGACCGCCGCGAACGGCCCCGATGTCGCGCTGCGTGCGGCGTACGGCCCGCTGTTCGACAAGTACGGCGTCGACCTGGTGGTCTGCGGTCACGAGCACGACTACGAGCGCTCGTTGGCGGTGCGTGGCGTCGTCCCCGGCAGCGTCACCCTCACACCCGACCCGAGTCAGACCGCACTCGACGTGGTCGACAGCGCGCACGGCACGACGCACATGGTCCTCGGCGGTGGCGGCGTGTCCGGCATCACCAACAACAGCTTCACCACCGACGACGCCGACGGTCACGGGCATCACTCCGCATACGTCCAGATGGAGCGCGTCGGCAAGTACAACTCGGTCAAGGAGCAGGAGGCGGCGATCTGGATCGGCGTCCGCGACGCGGAGCATCCGTACGGCTTCGCCGAGTTCAGCGTCGACCCGGGCCGTCACCCCGGTGACATGACGCGCATCTACGTCACCTACTACAACATCATCACGCCCACAGGTGAGCTGTCGGTCTTCGAGAAGTTCACGCTCCAACGGCCTCGTAGCGACGGCGGCAAGGGCCGGCACTGA